A DNA window from Drosophila sechellia strain sech25 chromosome X, ASM438219v1, whole genome shotgun sequence contains the following coding sequences:
- the LOC6612449 gene encoding uncharacterized protein LOC6612449 produces the protein MDKVKMKLSNDGEPRDYPLDEDFHLLRNLGDCHKANLADIDVIARTTTKCQLAGDPIISTGYQRIVTSLDRAPVDEETDSQEEEMELLPYGMGEEGITTDEETKTLIAIQGLDEILKRIDILRSQLRRNLQLEDMSQPSEAPEDPISCSGLNAKQSEIRCIQRAQHHIQCQLTELLCRYDALRNMLRSLGETWTCLERRIADIRGQNLVHLAWTEECANDLSNCQRRHRSLAAVKLTKKMALLVTKTNMSSGFRYSRRYLRHALIARHINDFRYEIAELKVLSEEIFSEIDGRLDQIKMKAERFGVVFSTTPRQSHLIAEGTGNTELTELTDATEAFTVPRSTNPK, from the coding sequence ATGGATAAGGTGAAGATGAAACTTTCCAATGACGGCGAACCAAGGGATTATCCGCTCGACGAGGATTTCCATCTGCTGCGCAACCTGGGCGACTGTCACAAGGCCAATCTGGCGGACATAGATGTCATAGCGCGAACGACCACCAAATGTCAGCTTGCAGGAGATCCGATTATTTCGACGGGCTATCAGAGGATAGTCACTTCCTTGGATCGGGCACCAGTTGATGAGGAAACCGACTCACAGGAGGAGGAGATGGAACTACTGCCATACGGAATGGGCGAGGAGGGCATAACCACCGACGAGGAGACGAAAACCCTGATTGCCATTCAGGGTCTGGACGAGATACTGAAAAGAATCGATATACTGCGTAGTCAGCTGCGCAGGAATCTGCAATTGGAGGATATGAGCCAACCATCGGAAGCGCCGGAGGATCCGATCTCCTGCAGTGGCCTGAATGCGAAGCAATCGGAGATACGCTGCATCCAACGTGCCCAGCATCACATCCAGTGCCAACTAACCGAACTCCTGTGCCGCTACGATGCGCTCCGGAATATGTTGCGCAGTTTGGGCGAAACGTGGACGTGTCTGGAGCGACGTATTGCCGATATTCGCGGCCAGAATCTCGTCCACTTGGCCTGGACTGAGGAGTGCGCCAACGATCTTAGCAACTGCCAGCGGAGACATCGCTCCTTGGCCGCCGTCAAGCTCACCAAAAAGATGGCCCTGCTCGTGACCAAGACGAACATGTCCAGTGGCTTTCGCTATAGCCGTCGATATCTGCGTCACGCCCTGATCGCCCGACATATCAACGACTTTCGCTACGAGATCGCCGAGTTGAAGGTTTTAAGCGAGGAAATCTTCTCCGAAATCGATGGGCGACTGGACCAGATCAAGATGAAGGCTGAACGATTCGGAGTCGTATTCTCAACCACGCCGCGACAATCGCATCTAATCGCCGAGGGAACTGGCAACACTGAGCTAACCGAGCTAACTGATGCCACTGAAGCGTTCACCGTTCCAAGGAGCACTAATCCAAAGTAA